Part of the Deltaproteobacteria bacterium genome is shown below.
ATCGCTGACATAGCCGATGAAAAACGAGGCGAAGACAAAGCCGACGATATAGCCACAGGTGGGCCCCGCCAGCATAGCAATACCGCCGGACCAGTTGGCAAACCAGGGGACTCCGGCAAATCCCAATCCTGCGTATATTGCCTGGCTGAGTCCGCCTCCCCAGGCGCCCAACAGGACACCAGAAAGAAGTACAGCGAATGTTTGGCCGGTTATGGGAACGGGACTCCAGGGCAGGTAAATCCTCAGCTGGGCCATGATTCCTGTGACGCAGGCCATTCCTACTGCAAGGACCAGCTTCTTGGTGAGACTTGCTTCAGATCTCCACTGGAAAGCCTGGTATTTATAATGATTTACAGTCGCCACAAACGCCATTTTCCCCTCCTATTCCGAAATAGTTTTTAAAGAAACATCACCTGCTAGAATCCGGACCAGCGTATCGTCTGATGCCCTGCGCACCAGAAGGGCGCCGTCTTTGTCGATGTCCACTGCTTTTCCCTCGATGCAGTCGCCTGGACTGCTGACGACTACCTCCGAGCCAAGGGTGGAGCTCAGCTGCCGCCACTTCTCCAGCAAAGGATCCACCTGTCCGCCTCTAAAGGCAAGATAATAAGTTTCCAGCCTGTTCAGCAACTGCCCAAGGCATGCTGCCCTGGAAAATGAGGTGCCGCATTCCTGCCGCATTGAGGTGGCCTGTTGACGCAGCTCCTCCGCAATCTCATTGTTCACATTGAGGCCGATGCCCAGAATGACGTGGTTGACCATGTCGACCTCGGCATCAATCTCGCAGAGTATTCCGGCCAGCTTCTTTGCTCTGACAAACACATCATTGGGCCATTTCAGGGTGCACTGCAGGGTGGAGATCTCCTGAACCGTTTCTGCCACGGCAACCCCTGCAATAAGCGGCAGGCGCAACAGTGTCCAGGGTGGAGCCGCCGGCCGCAGGAGAATAGAAAAGTATATGCCTCCGTGGGGAGAAAGCCACTTTCTGCCGAGGCGCCCCCTTCCCAAAGTCTGTCTTTCAGCAACAAGCACCAGTCCTTCTTCTGCCCCTTTTCGCGCCAATGTCCGGAGTACTTCCTGGGTTGAGTCCACTTCAGCACGAAGCTGGACCTGCCAGTTCCCAGTGACCTCTTTCTGGATGTCTTCGAGCAGCAGTATGTCGCTGCTGTCCGCCAGCTGGTAGCCGACCCGGGGAGAAGAAATGATCTGATAGCCCTGCTGGCGCAGCTTGCGGATATACTTCCATACAGCTGTTCTACTGACGCCCAGCTCTCGCGCCAGGCTCTCGCCTGACACAGGGCCGGCCTGGCATAATCTTCTGAGAATAGTCTCTCTATGCATGATGGCGTGTTTCTATCTCAGGCAAGACGTATTGTCAACCAGTATGGCGACATGGGTTAACAAAAAAATTTCACGAGCCAGGCGATATTCTCCCCCGGTAAAAATAGCTTTGGACATCTTGGCTTTTCGGAGCTAAATTTACTTGAGTGAGTTGAGGTCTGTCAGCCCTGTGAGAAGAAGGAGACAAAGTCATGCAGATTCATATGGAGAGTTACCAACCATATCGGCAGATGGCCACTACCTGCAAGACAAGACCAGTGAGAGAGGGGCGTATTACTTGGACGAAGATCGAGTCGGAACCCTTCTGGAACGACAGATTTCAGGTGAAGACCTTGCGGCGAGACCTGGTGGAGGCTGCGGCCGAGCTCTGGCGTTTAGCGTATCCAGAGCTCTATGGTTCTCCACATCAGTTCATGCTTGACCCCGATCAATATGAGGGTCTGGTGGCGCTGGAGGAGAACTGGGAAGAAGATGCGAGAAACAGGGTATATTGCATGCCGGTCACAGTGGAGCTGGACACAGCAAAGGTGGTGTCTGCCACGGTTCTTACCAAGTTTGAAAAGAACCTGCAGGTGGAGTTTTCTTTCGCCGGCACCCACCCAGATTACCGCCTGCGGGGCATAACCAATGAACTGCGCCGGGTGACTCGAGAAACTGCCGTCCAATCCGGAGCAGAGTATTTCACCACCTTTTGCGAGACCTGGCATGATATTACCCAGAACTGGTGCATCAAAGGCGGCTGGAAAATCGCCGGCATCTTTCCCGGAAACTTCAAGAGATGGAGCGGAGACAATCGAGAATATCGCGGCTGCGTGGTGCATTTTTACCGGTTTGTGGGGGAGGGAGAAGAGTACGTCACCAGACCTGAGGAATGGCATCTTGCCCCCGAGGTGAAAGAG
Proteins encoded:
- a CDS encoding biotin--[acetyl-CoA-carboxylase] ligase, encoding MHRETILRRLCQAGPVSGESLARELGVSRTAVWKYIRKLRQQGYQIISSPRVGYQLADSSDILLLEDIQKEVTGNWQVQLRAEVDSTQEVLRTLARKGAEEGLVLVAERQTLGRGRLGRKWLSPHGGIYFSILLRPAAPPWTLLRLPLIAGVAVAETVQEISTLQCTLKWPNDVFVRAKKLAGILCEIDAEVDMVNHVILGIGLNVNNEIAEELRQQATSMRQECGTSFSRAACLGQLLNRLETYYLAFRGGQVDPLLEKWRQLSSTLGSEVVVSSPGDCIEGKAVDIDKDGALLVRRASDDTLVRILAGDVSLKTISE
- a CDS encoding biotin transporter BioY, with translation MAFVATVNHYKYQAFQWRSEASLTKKLVLAVGMACVTGIMAQLRIYLPWSPVPITGQTFAVLLSGVLLGAWGGGLSQAIYAGLGFAGVPWFANWSGGIAMLAGPTCGYIVGFVFASFFIGYVSDRYVRARSFAGMLGLMLTATFLLIHGPGLLHLGIWFAAFKGQPIDIGQIFWMGSIPFIAGDVTKAVVAAAVAACVAPKTAYNVPETAGHRK